In Amphiura filiformis chromosome 2, Afil_fr2py, whole genome shotgun sequence, one DNA window encodes the following:
- the LOC140146666 gene encoding microtubule-associated tyrosine carboxypeptidase 1-like: protein MPGKKSSSSTNASKSGLPKKESSKKIQQSKHVSTKIKTKIHDQRKTKSDTKYFGAKKLPRTIAAVPIESCSSASSVRTKSPTRCVSQLQISVTNSRHARLPTIKCGPKGSKSNSTCSSKASSSRRTTQSSSSRTTSSSTSSAGSGDAKKKKKKKPNLLLAIRPSNVESEKTRFMVRHYQYDPRFVYLNPPAEDVLERFNKPSNKLLDQAIKIMHIALKKYGTYENFEAHTGGPQISRREFTQMFKEYVAMEGLENKVVLNLGDDILSRAIMTRSKGKPCLNVRVSTLREKWAPGMLRHELGTHVLRSANNKHQPWNNTKGRERHNLRHLNPTEEGLANLHSVLYRDDPSLWRAALLYYTAYKASLMSFSDLFHDLEKFVSDPEIRWQYCARVKRGLVDTSEPGCFSKDQVYLTGVFEILRYRHRIDFHSLVRMGKIAYQDIERLKPQATLDDKVVKIPFFMVDLQDYKARLHYIMTKNGITDVDLVRLYPDADWDDMWWTPGF from the exons ATGCCAGGCAAAAAGTCTTCCAGCTCGACCAATGCATCAAAATCAGGACTTCCAAAAAAGGAAAGCAGCAAGAAAATCCAACAGAGCAAGCATGTATCAACAAAGATCAAAACTAAAATTCACGACCAAAGAAAGACTAAGTCTGATACTAAATATTTTGGTGCTAAAAAACTACCCAGAACTATAGCTGCTGTGCCAATAGAGTCATGTTCTTCGGCGAGTTCAGTCAGAACTAAATCACCGACAAGATGCGTGTCTCAACTCCAAATATCTGTAACAAATTCACGACATGCACGTTTACCAACGATCAAATGTGGGCCAAAGGGATCAAAATCCAATTCAACATGTAGCAGTAAGGCTAGTAGTAGCCGAAGGACAACCCAATCATCCAGCTCAAGAACTACGTCCTCCTCCACATCATCTGCAGGCTCAGGTgatgcaaaaaagaaaaagaagaaaaaaccaaACTTATTATTGGCAATAAGACCATCTAATGTTGAGTCTGAGAAAACACGGTTTATGGTGAGACACTACCAATATGATCCCAGATTTGTTTATTTGAATCCACCGGCTGAAGATGTGCTGGAACGGTTTAATAAACCATCCAACAAACTTCTAGATCAG GCAATAAAGATTATGCACATCGCTTTGAAGAAATATGGCACGTACGAAAACTTTGAGGCGCATACTGGTGGGCCACAAATATCTCGCCGAGAATTCACCCAAATGTTCAAAGAATACGTTGCCATGGAAGGACTGGAAAACAAAGTTGTATTGAATCTAGGGGATGACATTTTGTCAAGAGCAATAATGACACGGAGTAAAGGCAAGCCTTGCCTTAATGTGAGGGTTAGTACGCTACGAGAGAAATGGGCACCAGGAATGCTGAGACATGAATTAG GTACTCATGTTCTACGTAGTGCAAACAACAAACACCAGCCATGGAACAACACCAAGGGTAGAGAACGCCACAACCTGAGACACCTTAATCCTACAGAAGAAGGACTAGCCAATCTACACAGCGTGCTCTACCGTGATGACCCATCCCTATGGCGTGCTGCTCTACTATATTACACAGCATACAAGGCTTCTTTGATGTCATTCAGTGATCTGTTCCATGATCTGGAAAAGTTTGTGTCAGACCCAGAGATTAGGTGGCAGTATTGTGCTCGTGTAAAGAGAGGGCTTGTGGATACATCAGAACCAG GTTGCTTCAGCAAAGACCAAGTCTACCTAACAGGTGTCTTCGAGATCCTGAGATATCGTCATCGTATTGACTTCCACAGTCTTGTACGAATGGGTAAGATTGCCTATCAAGACATAGAGCGCCTCAAACCTCAAGCTACACTGGATGACAAGGTGGTGAAGATACCCTTCTTTATGGTGGACTTACAGGATTACAAAGCTAGACTACACTATATTATGACCAAGAATGGGATAACGGATGTTGACCTGGTTAGATTATATCCAGATGCGGACTGGGATGACATGTGGTGGACACCTGGCTTCTaa
- the LOC140143651 gene encoding uncharacterized protein, giving the protein MINKEYAQKVPEEEEIGESGRTWYIPHHGVYHPRKNKLRVVYDCAVNYMGHSLNKELLQGPDLTSSLVGVMLRFRQECIAVTADIESMFHQVQVPESDRNLLRFLWWPEGEVDKPLQTYRMKVHLFGATSSPSCANYALRRTAEEAGVKYDKVVTSSMLHNFYVDDMLRSVKSEEKAVDLVSDLKKACKDGGFNLTKWTSNSRTVLQSIPEEDRSKDMALVDLDTENLPTERVLGMLWSPEADKFGYQITVKDRPPTRRGILSVVSSVYDPLGFISPAILPAKQLMQELCKLKIGWDEEIPGAHLRMWQQWIAELPKLEHLTVDRCYKPPHFGKVKSTQLHHFADASLKGYGTVSYLRSENEDGDIHCALVIAKARVAPVKQVTVPRLELNASTVAVRVNTMIQHELDIPINKTVFWTDSMTVLRYINNEAARFKTFVANRLGVIHDGSHASQWRYVPTKDNPADDSSRGLSIDQLLTTDRWLKGPKFLWSGEEEWPACQDIGQGVQEDDMEVKKVNVMMVQDGKETKSQKEETVVNVKDDDEVKSKKVKDRVEDEMNGVEMLMKHFSSWHRLKKAIAWILKVKKQLIQRSRERKKAHLSTKDSNASQPSDKDQEQKTQKGCIQPLTVSDMQDAEKAAIGIAQRKAFPQEIAILESKTSSPGSRRGKDGVKLKKISSISKLNPFVKDGLLRVGGRLARAAMPEDEKFL; this is encoded by the coding sequence ATGATAAACAAGGAATACGCCCAGAAGGTGCCTGAAGAAGAAGAAATAGGTGAATCTGGCAGAACGTGGTACATTCCACATCATGGGGTGTACCACCCCAGAAAGAACAAATTGCGTGTTGTTTATGATTGTGCAGTCAACTATATGGGACATTCACTCAACAAGGAGTTGTTACAGGGCCCCGATCTTACTAGTTCATTAGTAGGAGTGATGCTGCGATTTAGACAAGAATGCATTGCGGTGACAGCAGACATTGAAAGTATGTTTCACCAGGTTCAGGTACCGGAAAGTGATCGCAACTTACTGCGTTTCCTTTGGTGGCCGGAAGGAGAAGTAGATAAACCCTTGCAGACTTATCGCATGAAGGTCCATTTATTTGGAGCCACCTCGTCGCCATCTTGTGCGAACTATGCTCTCAGAAGAACAGCAGAAGAAGCTGGAGTCAAGTACGACAAAGTAGTTACAAGTTCTATGCTACATAATTTCTATGTAGATGACATGCTCAGATCAGTTAAATCTGAAGAGAAAGCTGTTGATCTTGTGAGTGATCTAAAGAAGGCTTGTAAAGATGGCGGGTTCAACTTGACTAAGTGGACAAGCAACAGCCGCACAGTGCTTCAGTCTATACCTGAGGAAGATAGATCCAAGGACATGGCACTCGTAGATTTGGACACTGAAAATCTACCCACAGAAAGAGTGCTAGGAATGTTGTGGTCCCCTGAAGCTGACAAATTTGGATATCAAATAACAGTGAAAGACCGCCCACCTACTCGAAGAGGAATACTATCAGTGGTCAGTTCTGTGTACGACCCGCTGGGATTCATCAGTCCTGCAATCTTACCAGCAAAGCAACTGATGCAAGAATTATGCAAGCTCAAGATTGGATGGGATGAAGAAATTCCTGGAGCACACCTCAGAATGTGGCAACAGTGGATAGCAGAGTTACCAAAGTTGGAACATCTAACAGTTGACAGATGTTATAAGCCACCACATTTTGGCAAGGTGAAGTCAACACAATTGCATCACTTCGCGGATGCCAGCTTGAAGGGCTATGGTACTGTGAGTTATTTGAGGTCTGAGAATGAAGATGGCGATATTCACTGTGCTTTAGTTATTGCCAAAGCAAGAGTTGCACCGGTGAAACAAGTAACAGTACCCAGGCTAGAACTCAATGCTTCAACAGTTGCAGTGAGAGTGAACACTATGATCCAGCATGAACTTGATATTCCAATCAACAAGACAGTCTTCTGGACTGACAGTATGACAGTTTTGAGATACATCAACAATGAGGCTGCACGCTTCAAGACATTTGTAGCCAATAGACTTGGAGTGATCCATGATGGCTCACATGCATCACAGTGGAGGTATGTCCCAACTAAAGACAACCCTGCTGATGATAGTTCAAGAGGACTCTCAATTGACCAACTCCTCACAACTGATCGTTGGTTGAAAGGTCCTAAGTTTCTCTGGAGTGGAGAAGAAGAATGGCCAGCATGTCAAGATATTGGCCAGGGTGTTCAGGAAGATGATATGGAAGTGAAGAAGGTGAATGTGATGATGGTACAAGATGGCAAAGAGACAAAGAGTCAGAAGGAAGAGACTGTTGTGAACGTGAAGGATGATGATGAAGTGAAAAGTAAGAAGGTGAAGGATAGAGTTGAAGATGAAATGAATGGAGTGGAAATGCTGATGAAACACTTTTCATCATGGCACCGCCTGAAGAAAGCAATCGCTTGGATCCTGAAGGTGAAGAAACAACTCATTCAGAGGagcagagaaagaaagaaagctcaTTTGAGCACAAAGGACTCTAATGCCAGCCAACCATCAGACAAAGATCAGGAGCAGAAAACTCAAAAAGGTTGTATCCAGCCACTCACAGTGTCTGACATGCAAGACGCTGAAAAGGCAGCTATTGGAATTGCACAGAGAAAAGCATTTCCACAAGAGATAGCGATCTTGGAAAGCAAGACTAGTAGTCCTGGTAGCAGAAGAGGTAAAGACGGTGTGAAGTTGAAGAAGATAAGTTCAATATCCAAGTTGAACCCTTTTGTGAAAGATGGCTTACTAAGAGTCGGTGGTCGTCTTGCCAGAGCTGCTATGCCAGAAGATGAGAAATTCCTGTGA
- the LOC140143662 gene encoding uncharacterized protein has protein sequence MREIHEVTGHGGRNHMLSRLQRRFWIVSANSTARRIIGSCVTCRKQRAKVAEQQMADLPRSRVNPEEAPFTRVGVDYFGPVEVKRGRSVVKRYGMVFTCLAVRAIHIEKADTLETDSCICAIRRFIARRGQVKEVWSDNGTNLVGAKRELQEQIRKWNQAQIHSELLQDHVDWRFNPPAGSHFGGVWERMIRTIRKVMMSVSKEQMLTDEALQTLFCEAEAVVNSRPITKVSSDAGDLEALTPNHLLLLKGKPTLPPTLTEKTDQYAKKRWRQVQYMSDLFWKRWTSEYLVQQQERQKWLFPKSNLKVGDIVLVVDGSKPRNMWPMGKVTATRPDKNGFVRQVEIKTRSTTLVRPVAKLCLLLEAEYPETKTLQTANESK, from the coding sequence ATGCGTGAGATCCATGAAGTTACAGGACATGGAGGACGTAATCATATGCTGTCACGCCTACAAAGGAGGTTCTGGATAGTGAGCGCAAATTCAACTGCCAGAAGGATAATTGGAAGTTGTGTTACTTGCAGGAAACAGAGAGCAAAGGTCGCTGAGCAACAAATGGCAGATCTTCCAAGATCCAGAGTGAACCCAGAAGAAGCACCATTTACTAGAGTTGGTGTTGATTATTTCGGACCAGTAGAAGTAAAGAGAGGACGAAGTGTAGTCAAGAGATACGGCATGGTCTTCACCTGCCTAGCTGTTAGAGCTATCCACATTGAAAAGGCTGACACACTTGAAACAGATTCTTGTATCTGTGCAATACGCCGCTTTATTGCAAGGAGAGGCCAAGTCAAGGAAGTATGGTCAGACAACGGCACAAATTTAGTAGGTGCTAAAAGGGAGCTACAAGAACAAATACGCAAGTGGAATCAAGCACAGATTCACAGTGAGCTTCTACAAGATCATGTAGATTGGAGATTTAATCCACCCGCGGGGTCTCACTTTGGAGGTGTTTGGGAGAGGATGATCAGGACCATCAGAAAGGTGATGATGTCTGTGTCCAAGGAGCAGATGTTGACCGATGAAGCTCTGCAAACACTCTTTTGTGAAGCTGAAGCAGTAGTAAACAGCAGACCCATTACTAAAGTCTCAAGTGATGCGGGAGATCTTGAAGCACTTACCCCCAATCACCTGCTTTTGCTTAAAGGCAAACCGACACTTCCACCAACTTTGACAGAAAAAACAGATCAGTATGCCAAAAAGAGATGGCGACAAGTACAATACATGTCTGATTTGTTTTGGAAGCGTTGGACATCAGAATACCTTGTACAGCAGCAAGAGCGCCAGAAGTGGCTCTTTCCAAAGAGCAATCTTAAGGTCGGTGACATCGTACTAGTAGTAGATGGATCCAAACCTAGGAATATGTGGCCAATGGGAAAGGTGACAGCAACCAGACCAGACAAGAATGGATTTGTTAGACAGGTGGAAATTAAGACAAGATCTACAACATTAGTCAGACCAGTGGCTAAATTGTGCCTGTTACTTGAAGCAGAGTACCCAGAAACAAAGACGCTGCAAACAGCGAATGAAAGCAAATAA